Proteins from a single region of Juglans microcarpa x Juglans regia isolate MS1-56 chromosome 5S, Jm3101_v1.0, whole genome shotgun sequence:
- the LOC121267802 gene encoding calcium-binding protein PBP1-like → MASRSGVVFEDFFPAMVEKLGAEGFMKELCNGFRLLTDGDKGKITFESLKRNASLLGLQGMSDEEVMCMLREGDLDGDGALNEMEFCTLMFRLSPELMESSKELLEEAIVSEY, encoded by the coding sequence ATGGCGTCACGCAGTGGGGTTGTTTTCGAAGACTTCTTTCCCGCCATGGTCGAGAAGTTGGGTGCTGAAGGATTCATGAAGGAGTTGTGCAACGGGTTTCGCTTGTTGACGGATGGAGACAAGGGTAAGATCACGTTCGAGAGCTTGAAGAGGAACGCGTCTTTGCTGGGATTGCAAGGTATGAGTGATGAGGAGGTAATGTGCATGCTTAGAGAAGGAGATTTGGATGGGGATGGAGCTTTGAATGAGATGGAATTTTGTACTCTGATGTTTAGGTTGAGCCCTGAGTTGATGGAAAGTTCAAAAGAATTGTTGGAGGAAGCCATTGTTAGTGAATATTAG